The following is a genomic window from Candidatus Obscuribacterales bacterium.
AATCCGTTGCGGCTTAATTTGAGCTTGCCAAATTGCAGCATTTCGTCTTGATCGAGTTGCGCGATCGCCCTAGAGAATTGGTGCTGTAATACCTGATGTTGTAGGTAATCTCCCACCTCTCGAATGCCATTAATCGTCTGAATAAAGCGATAGACTTTGCCATCAAGCGTTTTTACCTTATATTCTTCCCGGTGAACTCGAACAAATGGGGCAGCCTCCAGCCGACTCAAAGACCATAATTCAGCGACTTCAGAGTATTTGACCACTTGTGCCGGAGATTTGCGGCGATCAATGATCCCCTGTTCATAAACGAAGAAAATCTGCCGAGATGTGGTCAACCGCCGAATGACAATTATCAGAAACACAATCATCAAAATTAAGATTGGAATTCCAATAATTAGAGCAGCCATAAGCAAGACAAATGGAGACAGGAACAGGAGCATCAACAATGCATTGCGATAAATGGGTCGATACCATCCATGGGTACTGATCAGTGCTCCAAGTTCATAACGTTTGGCAAGAGTTTCTATTTGCACAGGATAAATCTCCATTTATTAATAGGTATTGCAGGCAGTATTGAGTAATGCCGATCGCCAATCGGTGGCGGGTTGCCAGTTCACCTGAGCTGGGCTGTAACGAAGGCTGTTGCCATCCAAAAATTCACCGATCGCCCGCGGGGGCACTTGCCATGCCTGACAGTTGCCCAGAAATTGCACATAGTCGGCGTTGGGGCTAACGGTTTCAAAGGTCACCATGCCACCCCGACGAATAATCAAATCGGTGTTGAGATACCAGGGTTCGAGGGAACTATTGGGGTTGCCGAGTTTGCTGTGGCTTTCGGTGCCGGAAACAGGAACCCAGACAAATATCCGATCGGTTTCGGTGGTGGTTTGGGCGATCGCCTGCGAGCTGGTCAAGAGCAGGATGGGGGCGACGGTTTCTAGGGTAGCGTGGATCTGGGCGACGGGTTGGGACACGCACAAAGGGCATCAACGCGGTGCATCCGGGAGAATTGTTCGATCAACAGCATCATCCAAGTGCGAATCTGGGCAGGCAAACAGAATGGTCAGCTCGCCTTCACCCTGTTTGCGCAGCTGGTGGGCATAGCCTTCGGGAATGACAAAGCGATCGCCCGTAGCGACATCAACCGGGGTTTCCCAGTTGACCTCAAAGGCTCCACCTGCGCTTACGACCTGGCCAAAGTGCAAACGTCCAGCCCCCTCAACCACTTCGTAGACTTCACTGCCCTGGGCATGAAAATGGCAGCCCACCTGGTGCGGAATGGCCGCGACGTGAATGCGATAGTCGGCGTCGCCTGCGATCGCCTCGTGGCGAATCCCGACGACTGGGTCTGGGACAGCCTTTGCCAAGGCCTCTCGCCATAGATGCTCTTGAACCTTTAGGCAATGAGCCGGTTCGTTAAATTCCAGCCTGCTGAATACTCGCATGAATGTAATCCTCCAATATTTAGCCTGTACAAATTAACCTTTTTCAAACCGAGGCTTTTGACTCAAGCATCTTCGTCAGACGTGCTTTACTGGCAGATTAGCCAACCATCTACGAGAGAATGCATTGAGTTTCAGGGAAACAGAATCGATAGGAAAGCTGCGATTCGATCGCAGCTTAACCTCTGCAAACGGTTACTTGGCTAGACCG
Proteins encoded in this region:
- a CDS encoding DUF6585 family protein is translated as MEIYPVQIETLAKRYELGALISTHGWYRPIYRNALLMLLFLSPFVLLMAALIIGIPILILMIVFLIIVIRRLTTSRQIFFVYEQGIIDRRKSPAQVVKYSEVAELWSLSRLEAAPFVRVHREEYKVKTLDGKVYRFIQTINGIREVGDYLQHQVLQHQFSRAIAQLDQDEMLQFGKLKLSRNG
- a CDS encoding cupin domain-containing protein, whose product is MRVFSRLEFNEPAHCLKVQEHLWREALAKAVPDPVVGIRHEAIAGDADYRIHVAAIPHQVGCHFHAQGSEVYEVVEGAGRLHFGQVVSAGGAFEVNWETPVDVATGDRFVIPEGYAHQLRKQGEGELTILFACPDSHLDDAVDRTILPDAPR